A genomic segment from Nocardiopsis sp. Huas11 encodes:
- a CDS encoding GNAT family N-acetyltransferase, with protein sequence MTNNPVTDPSTSRSAEWTVRGIDRDEFPEVARVVGEALLSPSDVPTRVERLLPIMDGPGLDRILVAVDGDEVVGAVNSFDFEMAMPGGPRQVAGVTGVGVWPTHRRRGVLSALMRRQLHDLREAGESVAALWASEGGIYGRFGYGAASMEAELSIATPYAALRADAPRDPELTVRMAEPGQVRAELEALFRQEAASRIGRFQRSQGWWDRLLRDAPDERGGNGPLWAVVVSGPEGPQGYALYRTRADWGSTGPQSELRVQELVSPTPAARVALYEHVFGRDLIAKVVLESTAMDDPLWSLAADRQRIGAVPGTALWVRLVDVRAALTERAYAAPVEAVVEVSDRHAPWNAGRWRIKGDAGGARVEPAESAPDLSLDVSHLGAAFLGQHTLAAQLAAGIVTEHTPGTAERLDAALRVPHAPLCSVVF encoded by the coding sequence ATGACGAACAACCCCGTTACCGATCCGTCCACCTCGCGCTCCGCCGAATGGACCGTGCGCGGCATCGACCGCGACGAGTTCCCCGAGGTGGCCAGGGTGGTGGGAGAGGCCCTGCTGTCCCCGTCGGACGTGCCGACCCGTGTGGAGCGGCTGCTCCCCATCATGGACGGGCCCGGCCTCGACCGGATCCTGGTGGCGGTGGACGGCGACGAGGTCGTCGGCGCCGTCAACTCCTTCGACTTCGAGATGGCCATGCCGGGCGGTCCCCGCCAGGTCGCGGGCGTGACCGGAGTGGGCGTGTGGCCCACCCACCGGCGGCGCGGGGTCCTCAGCGCGCTCATGCGGCGCCAGCTCCACGACCTGCGCGAGGCCGGCGAGAGCGTCGCGGCGCTCTGGGCGAGCGAGGGCGGCATCTACGGCCGGTTCGGTTACGGGGCCGCCTCCATGGAGGCGGAGCTGTCCATCGCCACCCCCTACGCCGCGCTGCGCGCCGACGCGCCCCGCGACCCGGAGCTGACCGTGCGCATGGCCGAGCCCGGTCAGGTCCGCGCGGAGCTGGAGGCGCTCTTCCGTCAGGAGGCCGCCAGCCGGATCGGGCGCTTCCAGCGCTCCCAGGGCTGGTGGGACCGCCTGCTGCGCGACGCGCCCGACGAGCGCGGCGGCAACGGCCCCCTGTGGGCGGTCGTCGTGAGCGGACCCGAGGGCCCCCAGGGGTACGCGCTGTACCGCACCCGGGCCGACTGGGGCTCGACCGGTCCGCAGAGCGAACTGCGCGTCCAGGAGCTGGTCTCACCCACCCCCGCCGCGCGGGTCGCGCTGTACGAGCACGTCTTCGGCCGCGACCTGATCGCCAAGGTCGTGCTGGAGTCCACCGCGATGGACGACCCCCTCTGGTCGCTGGCGGCCGACCGGCAGCGGATCGGCGCGGTCCCGGGGACCGCGCTGTGGGTGCGCCTGGTGGACGTGCGCGCGGCCCTGACCGAACGCGCCTACGCGGCGCCGGTCGAGGCGGTCGTGGAGGTCTCCGACCGCCACGCGCCCTGGAACGCCGGACGCTGGCGGATCAAGGGCGACGCCGGCGGCGCCAGGGTCGAGCCCGCCGAGAGCGCTCCGGACCTGTCGCTGGACGTGTCCCACCTCGGCGCGGCCTTCCTGGGCCAGCACACGCTCGCCGCGCAGCTGGCCGCGGGCATCGTCACCGAGCACACCCCGGGCACCGCGGAGCGGCTCGACGCGGCGCTGCGGGTGCCCCACGCCCCGCTGTGCTCCGTCGTCTTCTAG
- a CDS encoding MarR family winged helix-turn-helix transcriptional regulator, whose amino-acid sequence MTHNPAPPSDLTFWSFVDYAVQKAEQELPSVNADAMRMVLTLNRATSMVIYDLESSVHRPRGLTWPGFRVIFALWLAGPMEAKTTAEISGMSRAALSALLNTLERDGLILRERATHDRRALQLSLTEDGYRAILGGFRAHNRRESAWAEALEPAERTELVRLLNKLMAGSTDAKAKFRS is encoded by the coding sequence GTGACCCACAATCCCGCTCCCCCCAGCGATCTCACCTTCTGGTCATTCGTGGACTACGCGGTGCAGAAGGCCGAGCAGGAACTGCCCTCCGTCAACGCCGACGCCATGCGCATGGTGCTGACCCTCAACCGGGCGACGAGCATGGTCATCTACGACCTGGAGTCGAGCGTCCACCGTCCGCGCGGCCTGACCTGGCCCGGGTTCCGGGTGATCTTCGCCCTGTGGCTGGCGGGCCCGATGGAGGCCAAGACCACCGCCGAGATCTCCGGGATGAGCCGCGCCGCGCTGTCAGCCCTGCTCAACACCCTGGAGCGGGACGGCCTCATCCTGCGCGAACGAGCCACGCACGACCGGCGCGCCCTCCAGCTCAGCCTCACCGAGGACGGCTACCGGGCGATCCTGGGCGGCTTTCGCGCGCACAACCGCCGGGAGAGCGCCTGGGCCGAGGCCTTGGAGCCCGCCGAGCGCACGGAGCTCGTCCGGCTCCTCAACAAACTCATGGCCGGTTCCACGGACGCCAAGGCCAAGTTCCGCAGCTGA
- a CDS encoding aminotransferase class V-fold PLP-dependent enzyme: protein MDDSHRTRLHAAQQQFAPETTYLNTATHGLAPARATRALERHVREVASGRFSAGSADAVIDAARASYARLTGVPVDRIAVGTHVAQFVGTVAATVPAGAEVLVPVREFASVGFPFMAREGVTVREVPLERLPDEVGPGTAMVAVSAVQSADGAIAPLEQLITACRNHGARLLVDTTQAAGWLPVPCDRIDYTVCSTYKWLLGPRGAAFLTGTAEALAELAPLAPNWFAGAEPWNSLYGGPLRLATEARRLDLAPVWSAWLGLAPALELIEEVGVETIRAHDAALGDRLRAARDMAPTGSAIVSLPAPEGAAERVAEAGVVAAVRDGRLRASFHLYNDESDVDRLVKALG from the coding sequence ATGGACGACTCCCACCGCACGCGGCTGCACGCCGCCCAGCAGCAGTTCGCCCCGGAGACCACCTACCTCAACACGGCCACCCACGGCCTGGCTCCCGCCCGGGCCACCCGAGCGTTGGAACGACACGTGCGCGAGGTGGCCTCGGGTCGCTTCTCCGCCGGGTCCGCCGACGCGGTCATCGACGCGGCCCGCGCCTCCTACGCGCGGCTCACGGGCGTGCCCGTCGACCGGATCGCCGTGGGGACGCACGTCGCCCAGTTCGTCGGCACCGTCGCCGCCACCGTGCCCGCGGGCGCCGAGGTGCTCGTGCCCGTCCGCGAGTTCGCCTCCGTGGGGTTCCCCTTCATGGCCCGGGAGGGCGTGACCGTACGCGAGGTGCCCCTGGAACGACTGCCCGACGAGGTCGGCCCGGGCACCGCCATGGTGGCCGTGTCGGCCGTGCAGTCCGCCGATGGGGCGATCGCGCCCCTGGAGCAGCTGATCACCGCCTGCCGGAACCACGGGGCACGGCTGCTGGTGGACACCACCCAGGCCGCCGGATGGCTGCCGGTCCCCTGCGACCGGATCGACTACACCGTGTGCAGCACCTACAAGTGGCTGCTCGGGCCGCGCGGTGCGGCCTTCCTGACCGGCACGGCCGAGGCGCTGGCCGAGCTGGCGCCGCTCGCGCCGAACTGGTTCGCGGGCGCCGAGCCGTGGAACTCCCTCTACGGCGGGCCACTGCGGCTGGCCACGGAGGCGCGCCGTCTGGACCTGGCGCCGGTGTGGTCGGCGTGGCTCGGCCTGGCGCCGGCCCTGGAGCTGATCGAGGAGGTCGGGGTGGAGACGATCCGCGCCCACGACGCCGCGCTCGGCGACCGGCTGCGCGCCGCCCGGGACATGGCGCCCACGGGTTCGGCTATCGTCTCGCTGCCCGCGCCCGAGGGCGCCGCCGAACGCGTCGCGGAGGCGGGCGTGGTCGCGGCCGTGCGCGACGGGCGGCTGCGAGCCTCGTTCCACCTGTACAACGACGAGTCCGACGTGGACCGCCTGGTCAAGGCCCTGGGCTAG
- a CDS encoding class I SAM-dependent methyltransferase — translation MPTIGWVEDDVPRTALWHSESAVPAPARVVLADDRTRADTAYRRAKAGTALLWRGDFPNARALLTAMGRRVDREGQRPGEDPAEAFRLQRRARAHRARVLGRLLVLLDGDHRLDLPRAPDVRQACAEAYGPPSEPVAVSLTELLGVIGAQQWRAKGVEVPALGARVHPHYGVFSPTRSEYVDLVAQAPLPWAHGPDTARRTAFDLGTGTGVLAAVLARRGIGRVVATDISPRALDCARENVRRLDLFGHVDVVGPRLFPDGRADLIVCNPPWLPARPTSALELGVYDEDGGMLHAFLGGLADHLTPGGEGWLVLSDLAERLGLRPPGAVPAAAEAAGLRVVDRLDTRPRHPRSADAADLLHAARAAEVTSLWRLAAGPAAG, via the coding sequence ATGCCCACGATCGGCTGGGTCGAGGACGACGTCCCCCGCACCGCCCTCTGGCACTCCGAGAGCGCCGTGCCCGCGCCCGCGCGGGTCGTGCTCGCGGACGACCGGACCAGGGCCGACACCGCCTACCGGCGGGCCAAAGCGGGCACCGCCCTGCTGTGGCGGGGCGACTTCCCCAACGCGCGGGCCCTACTGACGGCGATGGGCCGCCGCGTCGACCGCGAGGGACAGCGCCCCGGTGAGGACCCGGCGGAGGCCTTCCGCCTGCAGCGCCGGGCCCGTGCCCACCGCGCGCGAGTGCTGGGCCGACTCCTGGTCCTGCTGGACGGTGACCACCGGCTGGATCTGCCCCGGGCCCCCGACGTGCGCCAGGCCTGCGCCGAGGCGTACGGCCCGCCCTCGGAGCCGGTCGCCGTCTCGCTGACGGAGCTGCTCGGGGTCATCGGAGCCCAGCAGTGGCGCGCCAAGGGCGTGGAGGTGCCGGCGCTCGGCGCGCGCGTGCACCCGCACTACGGTGTGTTCTCGCCGACCCGGAGCGAGTACGTCGACCTCGTGGCGCAGGCGCCCCTGCCCTGGGCGCACGGCCCGGACACGGCACGTCGCACCGCCTTCGACCTCGGAACGGGGACGGGAGTGCTGGCGGCCGTGCTCGCCCGCCGCGGCATCGGCCGCGTCGTGGCCACCGACATCAGCCCGCGCGCCCTGGACTGCGCGCGGGAGAACGTGCGCCGGCTGGACCTGTTCGGGCACGTCGACGTGGTGGGGCCCCGGCTCTTCCCCGACGGGCGCGCGGACCTCATCGTGTGCAACCCGCCCTGGCTGCCCGCCCGGCCCACCTCCGCTCTCGAACTGGGTGTGTACGACGAGGACGGGGGCATGCTCCATGCCTTCCTCGGCGGGCTCGCCGACCACCTGACGCCCGGTGGCGAGGGGTGGCTCGTGCTGTCGGACCTGGCCGAGCGGCTCGGGCTCAGGCCGCCCGGGGCGGTGCCCGCCGCCGCGGAGGCGGCGGGGCTGCGCGTGGTCGACAGGCTCGACACCCGGCCTCGGCACCCGCGGTCCGCGGACGCCGCCGACCTCCTCCATGCCGCCCGCGCGGCGGAGGTCACCTCGCTGTGGCGTCTGGCCGCGGGTCCCGCCGCCGGTTAG
- a CDS encoding nitroreductase/quinone reductase family protein — protein sequence MNETREHTVAATDSPDPSVTEHVRRYLATDGEDGYREGGTTNLVLTTVGRTSGLRRRTGVFFGRDGDRYVLVASGSVPGAPTPPNWYRNLLAHPEAEVQVRAERFTVRAREVHGQEYERLWRKVTHEAPVYHHYARVTRYGIPIVVLERMGEAS from the coding sequence ATGAACGAGACACGCGAACACACCGTCGCGGCGACCGACAGCCCCGACCCGTCCGTGACCGAGCACGTCCGCCGCTACCTGGCCACCGACGGCGAGGACGGCTACCGGGAGGGCGGGACCACCAACCTCGTCCTGACCACCGTGGGCCGCACGTCCGGCCTGCGCCGCCGCACCGGCGTCTTCTTCGGCCGCGACGGCGACCGCTACGTCCTGGTGGCCAGCGGATCGGTGCCGGGCGCGCCCACCCCGCCGAACTGGTACCGCAACCTCCTGGCCCATCCCGAGGCCGAGGTCCAGGTGCGCGCCGAGCGCTTCACCGTGCGCGCCCGCGAGGTCCACGGTCAGGAGTACGAACGGCTGTGGCGGAAGGTGACCCACGAGGCGCCCGTGTACCACCACTACGCACGCGTCACGCGTTACGGCATCCCCATCGTCGTCCTGGAGCGCATGGGGGAGGCCTCATGA
- a CDS encoding BTAD domain-containing putative transcriptional regulator, with protein MRFGVLGPLAVWTSQGRPVRVPEVKVRLLLAGLLVDPGRVVPADRLVEDLWGGALPANPAASLQTRASQLRRALEGAEPGARALLVSRAPGYFLDTAPEDVDSQDFRTLIARARAAADPAGRAALLGDALALWRGPAFGDVADHPFARAAVTRLEEQRLTALEDQAEVRVELGEHDLVADELGDQVERHPLRERLRAVHMRALYRSGRQAEALESYQRLRTHLADTLGLDPGPDLVALHQAVLAQDPALGAPPSATAAATAERTRRVPDLPVPTSSLVGRDEDVARVRALLGTARLVTLTGPGGVGKTRLALAAADAVPSPDGVRLVELSGVTAGSGPGDLLDAVTAVVAAGLDVRDDTAASSPFPAPDAASPVARLADAVRARRLLLVLDNCEHVAEPVAALVAALLRAAPGVRVLATSQVPLALTGEHVWPVRPLTLPEPGAPARDVRDSAAVRLFTERAAAADPAFEVTDADADAVAALCRRLDGVPLALELAATRVRALGVHALAARLDDRFALLSSGPRDAPDRQRTLRAVLDWSWEPLPEGERAVLRRLSVHADGCDLEAAEAVCADADLPGPRVLDLITGLVDRSLVTVAAHGPRPRYRLLESVAAYAAERLRETGEEPAVRRRHLDHYTALAERADPHLRTADQRRWLRLLDTESANLRRALETATATGAADAALRLVNAQAWYWVMRGRLAEGVRALDAALALAPADGDAAAGDSDGDRRTAALWREGLAHGIGRSRPDAPVAPGPLDSDARLRAGWYLLHVRDGFSAGEEGDLTRRVRAGARGRAEPWVAAALVASLARKAFARSDLAAIGEHAGRALALFTELGDRWGQALATYLLGSLAEVTGDLDTAARHHRAALRTAEALELWTEVGERLTSLGRVALLQGDFDRSEDLHERARRIAVEHGHVVGEESAVLGLGLVARRRGDLDAACEHLGAWLDWHLRAGSDFGAALILAELGFAAEQGGDAPGAEALHRRGLEAARRTGDPRALALALEGLAGARSLAGDPAHAARLLGAADALRDSVGAPLPPAERGDVDRIEARVGAALEAGALDKERGRGRGLTPDQAVESPTHP; from the coding sequence CCGCGTCGTGCCCGCCGACCGGCTGGTCGAGGACCTGTGGGGCGGTGCCCTGCCCGCCAACCCCGCCGCCTCCCTGCAGACCCGCGCCTCCCAACTGCGCCGGGCCCTGGAGGGCGCCGAGCCCGGCGCCCGCGCCCTCCTGGTCTCACGTGCCCCCGGCTACTTCCTCGACACCGCCCCCGAGGACGTCGACTCCCAGGACTTCCGAACACTGATCGCCCGCGCCCGCGCAGCCGCCGACCCCGCGGGCCGCGCCGCCCTGCTCGGCGACGCCCTGGCCCTGTGGCGCGGCCCCGCCTTCGGCGACGTCGCCGACCACCCCTTCGCCCGCGCGGCCGTCACCCGCCTGGAGGAGCAGCGCCTGACCGCCCTGGAGGACCAGGCCGAGGTCCGCGTCGAACTCGGCGAGCACGACCTGGTCGCCGACGAGCTCGGCGACCAGGTCGAACGCCACCCCCTGCGCGAACGGCTGCGCGCCGTCCACATGCGCGCCCTCTACCGCTCCGGCCGCCAGGCCGAGGCCCTGGAGTCCTACCAGCGCCTGCGCACCCACCTGGCCGACACCCTGGGCCTGGACCCCGGCCCCGACCTCGTCGCCCTGCACCAGGCCGTCCTGGCCCAGGACCCCGCCCTGGGCGCGCCCCCGTCCGCCACGGCCGCGGCCACCGCCGAGCGCACCCGACGGGTACCGGACCTGCCCGTTCCCACCAGCTCCCTGGTCGGCCGCGACGAGGACGTCGCCCGTGTCCGCGCCCTGCTCGGCACCGCCCGGCTGGTCACCCTCACCGGGCCCGGCGGCGTCGGCAAGACCCGGCTCGCCCTCGCGGCGGCGGACGCCGTTCCGTCGCCCGACGGCGTGCGCCTGGTCGAACTCTCCGGAGTCACCGCCGGATCCGGCCCCGGGGACCTGCTGGACGCGGTCACCGCCGTCGTGGCGGCCGGGCTCGACGTGCGCGACGACACCGCCGCCTCCAGCCCCTTCCCCGCGCCCGACGCCGCCTCGCCCGTGGCCCGCCTCGCCGACGCCGTGCGCGCCCGCCGCCTGCTCCTGGTCCTGGACAACTGCGAGCACGTGGCGGAGCCGGTCGCCGCACTCGTCGCCGCCCTGCTGCGCGCCGCCCCCGGTGTGCGGGTCCTGGCCACCAGCCAGGTGCCGCTGGCCCTGACCGGCGAGCACGTCTGGCCGGTCCGGCCCCTGACCCTCCCCGAACCCGGCGCCCCGGCGCGCGACGTCCGGGACAGCGCCGCCGTCCGGCTCTTCACCGAGCGCGCCGCCGCGGCCGACCCCGCCTTCGAGGTCACCGACGCCGACGCCGACGCGGTCGCCGCCCTGTGCCGCCGTCTGGACGGCGTACCGCTCGCCCTGGAACTGGCCGCCACCCGGGTCCGCGCCCTCGGCGTGCACGCGCTCGCCGCCCGCCTGGACGACCGCTTCGCCCTGCTCTCCTCCGGGCCGCGCGACGCGCCCGACCGCCAGCGCACCCTGCGCGCCGTCCTGGACTGGAGCTGGGAGCCGCTACCCGAGGGCGAACGCGCGGTGCTGCGCCGACTCAGCGTCCACGCAGACGGCTGCGACCTGGAGGCGGCCGAGGCCGTGTGCGCCGACGCCGACCTGCCCGGCCCGCGCGTGCTGGACCTGATCACCGGGCTGGTCGACCGCTCCCTGGTGACCGTGGCCGCCCACGGGCCGCGACCCCGCTACCGACTGCTGGAGTCGGTGGCCGCCTACGCCGCCGAGCGGTTGCGCGAGACGGGCGAGGAACCGGCGGTCCGCCGGCGCCACCTGGACCACTACACCGCCCTGGCCGAACGCGCCGACCCCCACCTGCGCACCGCGGACCAGCGGCGGTGGCTGCGCCTGCTGGACACCGAGTCGGCCAACCTCCGGCGCGCACTGGAGACCGCCACGGCCACCGGCGCGGCCGACGCCGCTCTACGCCTGGTCAACGCCCAGGCCTGGTACTGGGTGATGCGCGGGCGCCTGGCCGAGGGCGTGCGCGCGCTCGACGCCGCGCTGGCCCTGGCGCCGGCCGACGGCGACGCCGCCGCCGGGGACAGCGACGGCGACCGGCGCACGGCCGCCCTGTGGCGCGAAGGGCTGGCCCACGGCATCGGGCGGAGCCGACCCGACGCACCCGTCGCTCCCGGCCCCCTGGACTCCGACGCCCGACTGCGGGCCGGGTGGTACCTCCTGCACGTGCGCGACGGCTTCTCCGCCGGCGAGGAGGGCGACCTCACCCGCCGGGTCCGGGCGGGCGCCCGGGGCCGCGCCGAACCCTGGGTCGCGGCGGCGCTGGTGGCCAGCCTGGCCCGCAAGGCCTTCGCCCGGAGCGACCTCGCCGCGATCGGCGAGCACGCCGGGCGCGCCCTGGCCCTGTTCACCGAACTCGGCGACCGGTGGGGCCAGGCCCTGGCCACCTACCTCCTGGGTTCCCTCGCCGAGGTCACCGGCGACCTGGACACCGCCGCCCGCCACCACCGCGCCGCGCTGCGCACCGCCGAAGCCCTGGAACTGTGGACCGAGGTCGGTGAACGGCTCACCTCCCTGGGCCGCGTCGCCCTGCTCCAGGGGGACTTCGACCGCAGCGAGGACCTGCACGAGCGGGCCCGGCGCATCGCGGTCGAGCACGGCCACGTGGTGGGGGAGGAGTCGGCGGTCCTCGGGCTCGGGCTTGTCGCCCGCCGCAGGGGCGATCTCGACGCCGCCTGCGAGCACCTGGGCGCGTGGCTGGACTGGCACCTGCGGGCCGGATCGGACTTCGGCGCGGCGCTCATCCTGGCCGAACTGGGCTTCGCCGCCGAACAGGGCGGGGACGCGCCCGGTGCCGAGGCCCTCCACCGGCGCGGTCTGGAGGCCGCGCGGCGCACGGGTGACCCGCGCGCCCTCGCCCTGGCCCTGGAGGGCCTGGCGGGCGCCCGGTCGCTGGCCGGGGACCCGGCGCACGCCGCCCGGCTGCTCGGCGCCGCCGACGCCCTGCGCGACTCGGTGGGAGCGCCGCTGCCCCCGGCCGAACGCGGCGACGTCGACCGGATCGAGGCGCGCGTGGGCGCCGCGCTGGAGGCCGGGGCCCTGGACAAGGAGCGCGGCCGGGGCCGTGGCCTCACCCCCGACCAGGCCGTGGAGTCGCCCACCCACCCGTGA
- a CDS encoding NAD(P)/FAD-dependent oxidoreductase: protein MEHMDAVVIGMGPGGETVAGRLLAAGKRVAVAERELIGGECGYWACIPTKTLLRPQEARAAADGAAGLARPALDWPALRAYRDQMIRHLDDSAQVKGYQDQGALVLKGQGRVTGRDPWRVEVGGTEISTDHVVVATGSAALRPPVEGLDDLDSTMVWTNREATTLTEIPRRALVIGGSAVGVELGQFLARMGTNVTVVQRGPRLMDREEPRLCELVTDQFARDGITVRTGAEVASVQREGTEVVASLSDGTTVRTDVIVLATGRRPRADGLGLEEAGVELDRTGLVVDERCRAAPGLWGTGDVTGQALFTHVAKYQGRLVADNILGGDRTADYTGIPRVVFSDPEIAAVGLTESQAREQGIDTVTAEADLPQTLARPWTYDTEPRGTLGLVADRERGVLVGAWAFAPLASEWIHTAALAIRARLPLSVLSDSIVQFPTFGEAYLIALENLDL from the coding sequence ATGGAACACATGGACGCGGTCGTGATCGGCATGGGACCCGGCGGGGAGACGGTCGCGGGCCGACTGCTCGCCGCGGGCAAGCGTGTGGCGGTGGCCGAGCGCGAACTCATCGGCGGGGAGTGCGGCTACTGGGCCTGCATCCCCACCAAGACGCTGCTGCGGCCGCAGGAGGCCCGTGCGGCCGCCGACGGCGCCGCGGGCCTGGCGCGCCCCGCTCTGGACTGGCCCGCCCTGCGCGCCTACCGGGACCAGATGATCCGCCACCTGGACGACTCGGCGCAGGTCAAGGGATACCAGGACCAGGGCGCCCTCGTCCTCAAGGGCCAGGGCCGTGTCACCGGGCGCGACCCCTGGCGGGTGGAGGTCGGCGGGACCGAGATCAGCACCGACCACGTCGTGGTCGCCACCGGCTCCGCCGCGCTGCGCCCGCCCGTGGAAGGGCTCGACGACCTCGACTCCACCATGGTGTGGACCAACCGTGAGGCCACCACCCTGACCGAGATCCCCCGGCGCGCCCTGGTGATCGGCGGCAGCGCCGTGGGCGTGGAGCTCGGCCAGTTCCTGGCCAGGATGGGCACGAACGTGACCGTCGTCCAGCGCGGCCCGCGTCTGATGGACCGCGAGGAACCGCGCCTGTGCGAACTCGTCACCGACCAGTTCGCGCGCGACGGCATCACCGTGCGCACCGGCGCCGAGGTCGCCTCCGTCCAACGCGAGGGGACCGAGGTCGTCGCGTCCCTGTCCGACGGCACCACCGTGCGCACGGACGTGATCGTGCTGGCGACCGGCCGCCGTCCCCGCGCCGACGGCCTGGGTCTGGAGGAAGCCGGCGTCGAACTGGACCGCACCGGCCTGGTCGTGGACGAGCGCTGCCGGGCGGCGCCGGGCCTGTGGGGCACCGGCGACGTCACCGGGCAGGCGCTGTTCACCCACGTCGCCAAGTACCAGGGCCGTCTGGTCGCCGACAACATCCTGGGCGGCGACCGCACCGCCGACTACACCGGCATCCCGCGCGTGGTGTTCTCCGACCCCGAGATCGCGGCCGTGGGGCTCACCGAGTCCCAGGCCCGTGAGCAGGGGATCGACACCGTCACCGCCGAGGCCGACCTGCCCCAGACGCTGGCCCGACCCTGGACCTACGACACCGAACCGCGCGGCACGCTGGGCCTGGTCGCCGACCGCGAGCGCGGCGTCCTGGTGGGGGCGTGGGCGTTCGCGCCACTGGCCTCGGAGTGGATCCACACCGCCGCCCTGGCGATCCGTGCGCGCCTGCCCCTGTCGGTCCTGTCCGACTCCATCGTCCAGTTCCCCACCTTCGGGGAGGCCTACCTCATCGCCCTGGAGAACCTCGACCTCTAG
- a CDS encoding N-acetylglucosamine kinase, with amino-acid sequence MDAGGTSARALVTTLTGRRLGESWAGGANPNTHGAQHAAAQLAEAVEGALDQAGPWSRAAVETVVVGLAGVSALRDPDTRAVMEGALAEAGLGSVEGEFTGDDEIAFAAGTPVADGTVLIAGTGAIATRIVGRRRDRSADGMGWLIGDDGSAFWIGHQAAKETARQLSHGGELSPLARSVAKEVIPGQRPVDGDGHLPEEHARNFARTLTAAPPVRLAAFAPMVSQAHELGDPAAEVIIDAAAGHLAQSVHQVRTPGECRPIVLAGGVLLHSDPLREALTRKLALGAAGSSIVLAGSTAGGAAWLAALRAGAAESDHRLHEAFTLRDGDHDRTDAA; translated from the coding sequence GTGGACGCGGGCGGCACGAGCGCGCGGGCCCTGGTCACGACATTGACGGGCCGACGGCTCGGGGAGTCCTGGGCCGGGGGCGCCAACCCCAACACGCACGGGGCCCAGCACGCGGCCGCCCAGCTCGCCGAGGCGGTCGAGGGCGCCCTGGACCAGGCCGGTCCCTGGTCGCGCGCGGCGGTGGAGACCGTCGTCGTGGGGCTGGCCGGGGTGTCGGCCCTGCGCGACCCCGACACGCGCGCGGTCATGGAGGGCGCGCTGGCCGAGGCCGGGCTGGGGTCCGTGGAGGGCGAGTTCACCGGCGACGACGAGATCGCCTTCGCCGCGGGGACCCCGGTCGCCGACGGCACCGTGCTCATCGCGGGCACGGGGGCGATCGCCACCCGGATCGTGGGGCGGCGGCGTGACCGCTCGGCCGACGGGATGGGCTGGCTGATCGGCGACGACGGCTCGGCGTTCTGGATCGGGCACCAGGCGGCCAAGGAGACGGCCCGCCAGCTCTCGCACGGCGGAGAGCTGAGCCCGCTGGCCCGCTCGGTGGCCAAGGAGGTGATCCCGGGCCAGCGGCCGGTCGACGGGGACGGGCACCTGCCCGAGGAGCACGCCCGCAACTTCGCGCGCACGCTGACCGCCGCTCCCCCGGTCCGGCTCGCCGCGTTCGCGCCCATGGTCAGCCAGGCCCACGAGCTGGGGGATCCGGCGGCCGAGGTGATCATCGACGCCGCGGCGGGCCATCTGGCCCAGTCGGTCCACCAGGTGCGCACCCCCGGTGAGTGCAGGCCCATCGTCCTGGCCGGGGGCGTCCTGCTGCACTCGGATCCCCTCCGCGAGGCGCTCACCCGCAAGCTGGCCCTGGGCGCGGCCGGGTCGAGCATCGTCCTGGCCGGCTCCACCGCCGGCGGCGCGGCCTGGCTGGCGGCGCTGCGCGCGGGGGCCGCGGAGTCCGACCACCGCCTGCACGAGGCCTTCACGCTCAGGGACGGGGACCACGACCGCACCGACGCGGCCTGA
- a CDS encoding pyridoxamine 5'-phosphate oxidase family protein — protein sequence MSTGTRRAGTAFADLRADFDRTVGSVVYATMTTVDTRGRPRSRVLIPVWETEGETPTGWLGTFRTPVKAAHLAANPHATFSYWSPAQHTASADVVATWDDDPGVREHVWELYRRGSPPGAGYDPGAYWPGGPTDPGFHVLRLEPWRIQVLRAHELVTGRPPRIWRSDRPH from the coding sequence ATGAGCACCGGGACCCGCCGCGCGGGCACCGCCTTCGCCGACCTGCGCGCCGACTTCGACCGCACCGTCGGCAGCGTCGTCTACGCCACCATGACCACCGTCGACACCCGCGGGCGCCCACGCTCGCGCGTGCTCATCCCCGTCTGGGAGACCGAGGGGGAGACCCCGACCGGCTGGCTCGGCACGTTCCGCACCCCGGTCAAGGCCGCGCACCTGGCCGCCAACCCGCACGCGACGTTCTCGTACTGGAGCCCGGCCCAGCACACCGCCTCCGCCGATGTGGTCGCCACGTGGGACGACGATCCCGGCGTCCGCGAGCACGTGTGGGAGCTCTACCGCAGGGGCAGCCCGCCCGGCGCGGGCTACGACCCCGGCGCGTACTGGCCCGGCGGGCCCACCGATCCCGGGTTCCACGTCCTGCGCCTGGAACCGTGGCGGATCCAGGTCCTGCGCGCGCACGAACTGGTCACCGGCCGGCCGCCCCGCATCTGGCGGTCCGATCGGCCGCACTGA